A window from Luteibacter flocculans encodes these proteins:
- a CDS encoding aldose 1-epimerase — translation MSRFAVTRAALGGEELVVLVDADADREIRIARRGATVLSIMTCPPQGRRDIADGFRDEKELVGHKGSRFAIMTPFANRVNDSRYTFEATSYDLQPGVVGADRASRHGFLRGVTFDVKQQHADDEKVSVTLVTSAIRPEVNPGYPFALDVSITFTLDDNGLSLEAITRNVGERNAPTFFGWHPYFRLSDHPIEGWELQVPGDKIIATDKDFIPLPGTRAWQALDKADRALDFRTTRPIGDTQLNHTYADLQLDADGRARTHLRDPKSGAAIAVWQERGVMLVFTADTAERDARRSVALEPMECMPDAFNRDDCTPLITLGPGEERRFVCGVEFAR, via the coding sequence ATGTCCCGTTTCGCCGTGACGCGCGCCGCCCTGGGTGGCGAGGAACTGGTGGTGCTGGTGGACGCCGATGCCGATCGTGAAATCCGCATTGCGCGCCGCGGCGCCACGGTTCTTTCGATAATGACCTGCCCGCCTCAGGGCCGCCGCGATATCGCGGATGGCTTCCGCGACGAGAAGGAACTGGTCGGGCACAAAGGTTCGCGATTCGCGATCATGACGCCGTTCGCCAATCGCGTTAACGATTCGCGCTACACATTTGAAGCAACTTCTTACGATTTGCAGCCAGGTGTCGTCGGCGCGGATCGTGCGAGCCGCCACGGCTTCCTGCGTGGCGTGACCTTCGACGTGAAGCAGCAACACGCCGACGACGAAAAGGTCTCCGTCACGCTCGTCACCTCGGCGATCCGGCCCGAGGTCAACCCTGGCTATCCCTTTGCGCTCGACGTGTCGATCACCTTCACCCTCGACGACAACGGCCTGAGCCTGGAAGCGATCACGCGCAACGTCGGCGAGCGCAATGCGCCCACGTTCTTCGGCTGGCACCCGTACTTCCGCCTCTCGGACCATCCGATCGAAGGCTGGGAGCTTCAGGTGCCTGGCGACAAGATCATCGCGACCGACAAGGACTTCATTCCGCTGCCCGGCACACGTGCATGGCAGGCGTTGGACAAGGCGGACCGCGCACTCGATTTCCGCACGACGCGGCCGATCGGAGACACGCAGCTCAATCACACCTACGCCGATCTGCAACTCGATGCCGATGGCCGTGCACGCACGCACCTGCGCGATCCCAAGAGCGGTGCGGCGATCGCCGTGTGGCAGGAGCGCGGTGTGATGCTTGTCTTCACTGCCGACACGGCCGAACGCGATGCCCGTCGCTCTGTGGCGTTGGAGCCGATGGAATGCATGCCCGACGCGTTCAATCGCGACGACTGCAC